A genomic stretch from Erwinia sp. E_sp_B01_1 includes:
- a CDS encoding cysteine peptidase family C39 domain-containing protein, whose protein sequence is MTYSNDSQSSYDKLRFNGFEKQKYDNTCGVASLSDIFKNHFSIEKNELELLKYFHLKPEYSFADLSLVADKFHIKTAGVKITPSQIKEIHSPAILYLKRFGKGHFVILKGVDEFWVQIQDPAWGILNYTHKQFNQYWLQSDGLGRALIFIKQSNLKINRDKVYQKIIPTY, encoded by the coding sequence ATGACGTACAGTAATGATTCACAATCTTCATACGACAAATTGCGTTTTAACGGGTTTGAAAAACAAAAATATGACAATACCTGTGGTGTTGCTTCTTTATCTGATATCTTCAAAAATCATTTTTCCATTGAAAAAAATGAACTGGAGTTGCTGAAATATTTTCATCTTAAGCCAGAATACTCTTTTGCAGATCTTTCCCTGGTGGCTGATAAGTTCCACATCAAAACTGCAGGAGTAAAAATAACTCCTTCGCAGATTAAGGAAATACATTCACCAGCAATCCTTTACCTGAAAAGGTTTGGTAAAGGTCATTTTGTGATTTTGAAAGGCGTTGATGAGTTCTGGGTACAGATACAAGACCCGGCATGGGGAATATTGAATTATACTCATAAACAGTTTAACCAATACTGGTTACAGTCTGATGGGCTGGGCAGAGCTTTGATTTTTATTAAACAAAGTAATTTGAAAATCAACCGGGACAAAGTTTATCAAAAGATAATCCCAACTTATTAA